The following coding sequences are from one Gossypium raimondii isolate GPD5lz chromosome 4, ASM2569854v1, whole genome shotgun sequence window:
- the LOC105779138 gene encoding LOW QUALITY PROTEIN: probable CCR4-associated factor 1 homolog 11 (The sequence of the model RefSeq protein was modified relative to this genomic sequence to represent the inferred CDS: substituted 1 base at 1 genomic stop codon) gives MSIFVNKPVIVREVFADNLEYEFMLIQSALHNYSFVSMDTEFPGTIFKPDKRFIQLGNPEVNYRFMKVNVDALKIIQLGLTLSDSEGNLPDFGTPFCYIWEFNFKDFDIEKDHYDKESIELLKRQGIDFTRNKEKDIFSRDFGMMVLISGLGFGELTWVTFHSAYDFGFLLKILTQNPLPPDLKSFMRHLTYYFGCMIFDIKYSFKIFNLHDGLEKVAKTLNVARVAGLSHQAGSDSLLILRCFMQIKNTKAFKQCNQKLSALALYGLVXLTLGKGPIDGCLRFAITMSLR, from the exons atgtcgATTTTTGTCAACAAACCAGTGATTGTTAGGGAAGTATTTGCTGATAATTTGGAATACGAGTTTATGTTAATTCAAAGTGCACTCCACAACTATTCTTTTGTTTCTATGGATACCGAATTTCCTGGTACAATTTTTAAACCAGACAAAAGATTCATTCAATTAGGAAATCCCGAAGTCAATTACAGATTCATGAAAGTTAATGTCGATGCTTTGAAGATCATTCAACTCGGTTTAACACTCTCTGATTCTGAAGGTAATTTGCCAGATTTTGGAACTCCTTTTTGTTATATATGggagtttaattttaaagattttgacATTGAAAAAGATCATTACGATAAAGAGTCTATTGAGTTACTTAAACGACAAGGTATAGATTTTACAAGGAATAAGGAAAAAGACATCTTTTCAAGAGATTTTGGCATGATGGTTCTGATTTCCGGGTTGGGTTTCGGTGAATTGACTTGGGTAACTTTTCACAGCGCttatgattttgggtttttgttGAAGATTTTGACTCAAAATCCATTACCGCCTGATCTCAAGTCTTTCATGCGACATTTGACTTATTACTTTGGTTGTATGATTTTTGACATCAAGTACAGTTTCAAGATCTTTAACTTACACGATGGACTAGAAAAGGTGGCAAAAACTTTAAACGTGGCTCGTGTTGCTGGATTAAGCCACCAAGCAGGATCTGATAGTCTTCTCATCCTCCGTTGTTTTATGCAGATTAAGAATACGAAAGCTTTTAAACAATGTAACCAAAAGTTATCAGCCTTAGCATTGTACGGACTAGTTTGA TTAACCCTAGGGAAGGGGCCTATAGATGGTTGCTTACGTTTTGCTATAACAATGTCATTACGATGA
- the LOC105779540 gene encoding dirigent protein 4, which yields MGKNMILAWILILSTAMAVARCQDFYSHAGPYVPPPQKVTYLHFFLHDTMSGNNPSAVPIVSPNITTSTGFGGVIAFDDPLTVGPDITSEVIGNAQGLWVSTGKDVLTLMAYLDIGFTKGEFNGSSISVLSRNPITESERELAVVGGKGKFRMAKGYAQLKTYSVNFKTGDAIVEYNVTVIHY from the coding sequence ATGGggaaaaatatgatattagCCTGGATTTTGATTCTCAGCACCGCCATGGCAGTAGCTCGTTGCCAAGATTTTTACTCCCATGCCGGACCATACGTTCCGCCTCCACAAAAAGTAACCTATCTCCACTTCTTTTTACACGACACTATGAGCGGCAACAACCCTAGTGCAGTCCCCATAGTCAGTCCAAACATCACCACCTCGACGGGCTTCGGCGGCGTGATAGCTTTCGATGATCCACTCACCGTTGGCCCCGACATAACATCAGAGGTCATAGGGAACGCTCAAGGCCTCTGGGTGTCGACAGGCAAAGACGTTTTGACTCTGATGGCGTACTTGGACATCGGGTTTACGAAAGGTGAATTCAACGGCAGCTCTATCAGTGTTTTGTCGAGGAATCCAATTACCGAATCGGAGCGTGAGCTTGCGGTGGTCGGAGGGAAAGGGAAGTTCAGGATGGCGAAAGGGTATGCACAACTCAAGACTTATTCCGTGAATTTCAAGACTGGCGACGCCATTGTTGAGTATAATGTGACTGTAATTCATTATTAA
- the LOC105779541 gene encoding dirigent protein 4, whose product MERNMILAWILSLSTAMTVARCQDFYSHAGPYVPPPQKVTYLHFFLHDTRSGNNPSAVPIVSPNTTTSTGFGGVIAFDDPLTVGPDITSEVIGNAQGLWVSTGKDVLTLMAYLDMGFTKGEFNGSSISVLSRNPITESERELAVVGGKGKFRMAKGYAQLKTYSVNFKTGDAIVEYNVTVIHD is encoded by the coding sequence ATGGAGAGAAATATGATATTAGCCTGGATTTTGAGTCTCAGCACCGCCATGACAGTAGCTCGTTGCCAAGATTTTTACTCCCATGCCGGACCATACGTTCCACCTCCCCAAAAAGTAACCTATCTCCACTTCTTTTTACACGACACTAGGAGCGGCAACAATCCTAGTGCAGTCCCCATAGTCAGTCCAAACACCACCACCTCGACGGGCTTCGGCGGCGTGATAGCTTTCGATGATCCACTCACCGTTGGCCCTGACATAACATCAGAGGTCATAGGGAACGCTCAAGGCCTCTGGGTGTCGACAGGCAAAGACGTTTTGACTCTGATGGCGTACTTGGACATGGGGTTTACGAAAGGTGAATTCAACGGCAGCTCTATCAGTGTTTTGTCGAGGAATCCAATTACCGAATCGGAGCGTGAGCTTGCGGTGGTCGGAGGGAAAGGGAAGTTCAGGATGGCAAAAGGGTATGCACAACTCAAGACTTATTCCGTGAATTTCAAGACTGGCGACGCCATTGTTGAGTATAATGTGACTGTAATTCACGATTAA